Part of the Azospirillum formosense genome is shown below.
GTTTTCATCGGCGAGCGCGCGGTCGTAGACCTCGATCCGTCCGGCGATGCCGCGCGCCATGGTCTTGATTCGCCGCCCGACTCCGCTGTCGCCCACCCCCTGCTCCATCAGCGACTTCTCGAAATGGTCGATCATCGCTTCGAAAAGGAGGCGCGAGCGGTCCGCCGCGGCGGCCCCCTGCCCCTTCAGGCGGCGCATCACCAAGAAGACGTGAAGCACCACCATGTCGAAGCGCCCGTCCAGCGTGTCGGGAACGCCAAGGTCACGGTAAAAGCCCGGCAGCCGGGCCTGCGCCGCGATCGTCAGATAGAAATCGGCGACGGCACGGGCTTCACGCCGACGCCGGAACAGGCGGTCAAGCACGGTTTCTCTCTCGCTCGGAGTTTCGTTGACAGGACAAACCGCGTGATGCGATTGTCCCGGCATTGCGGGCGGAATCCGGCCTGCCGCTCGAGTCCGGCGGTCCGCCCGCGCCATCATAGCCTGAGCACCATGACGAGATCGATTCCTTCGGCGCTGTGCGCCTTCGCCTTTCTGGGTCTCGCCGTCTCCGCCTGCTCGCCGACCGTGGCGACCCGTGGCAACATGGCGGACCCCGACCGAGTCGCCGAGATCAAGGCCGGACAGTCGCGGCGGGAGGATGTGGCGGACATTCTCGGCACGCCGACCTCCTTGGGAACCTTCGACCAGAATGTCTGGTACTACATCGGCCAGAAGACGGAGAAGCTCGCCTTCTTCGAGCCGAGCGTGATGGAGCGCCGCGTCGTCGTCGTCCATTTCGACGACGCCGGCGTGGTGAAGGAGATGAAGCAGCTCGACGCCACCGACGGCCAGCGGGTCGACATCGTCGACCGCAGCACGCCCACCGCCGGACGCGAGCTGAGCCTGCTGGAGCAGATGCTCGGCAACGTCGGCCGCTTCTCCGCCAAGGATTCGCGCAACCGCGGCCCCGGCCGCTGACGCGGAACAGTCTTCCGAGACGCGAAAAGCCCCGCTTCCGCGGGGCTTTTCTTTTGGCGCCGATCCGTTTGGAGCGTGCGCGATCCGACCTCAGCCGATCTGGGCGAGAATC
Proteins encoded:
- a CDS encoding ubiquinol-cytochrome C chaperone family protein, producing the protein MLDRLFRRRREARAVADFYLTIAAQARLPGFYRDLGVPDTLDGRFDMVVLHVFLVMRRLKGQGAAAADRSRLLFEAMIDHFEKSLMEQGVGDSGVGRRIKTMARGIAGRIEVYDRALADENDAALEVALDNNVYGTASDVPPQRLAVMAAYVRREAAGLEAQPLESLMAGKVRFGPPPGAGMD
- the bamE gene encoding outer membrane protein assembly factor BamE; translated protein: MTRSIPSALCAFAFLGLAVSACSPTVATRGNMADPDRVAEIKAGQSRREDVADILGTPTSLGTFDQNVWYYIGQKTEKLAFFEPSVMERRVVVVHFDDAGVVKEMKQLDATDGQRVDIVDRSTPTAGRELSLLEQMLGNVGRFSAKDSRNRGPGR